The genomic region gtctggtgggagagagttccacaGAATGTccggtgggagagagttccatagaatgtctggtgggagagagttccatagaatgtccggtgggagagagttccatagaatgtctggtaggagagagttccatagaatgtctggtgggagagagttccatagaatgtctcgTAGGAGAGAGTTcaatagaatgtctggtgggagagagttccatagaatgtcttgTAGGAGAGagtgtctggtgggagagagttccatagaatgtccggtgggagagagttccatagaatgtctggtgggagagagtttcGTAGAATGTCCTGtcggagagagttccatagaatgtccggtgggagagagttccatagaatgtctggtgggagagagttccatagaatgtccggtgggagagagttccatagaatgtccggtgggagagagttccatggAATGTCtcgtaggagagagttccatagaatgtctggtgggagagagttccacaGAATGTccggtgggagagagttccatagaatgtctggtgttCCATACAttctatagaatgtctggtgggagagagttccatagaatgtccggtgggagagagttccatagaatgtctggtaggagagagttccatagaatgtctggggGGAGAGAGTttcatagaatgtctggtgggagagagttccatagaatgtctcgTAGGAGAGAGTTcaatagaatgtctggtgggagagagttccatagaatgtctggtgggagagagttccatagaatgtctggtgggagagagttccatagaatgtctggtgggagagagttccatagaatgtctggtgggagagggttccatagaatgtctggtaggagagagttccatagaatgtctggtgggagagagttccatagaatgtctggtgggagagagttccatagaatgtctggtgggagagagttccatagaatgtctggtgggagagagttccatagaatgtccgGTGGGAGAGAATTCCATAGAATGTccggtaggagagagttccatagagggttccatagaatgtctggtaggagagagttccatagaatgtctcgTAGGAGAGAGTGGCTGgggggagagagttccataggatgtctggtgggagagagttccagaatgtctggtgggagagagttccagaatgtctggtgggagagggtTCCATGGAATGTCtcgtaggagagagttccatagaatgtctggtaggagagagttccatagaatgtctggtgttCCATACAttctatagaatgtctggtgggagagagttccatagaatgtccggtgggagagagttccatagaatgtccggtgggagagagttccatagaatgtctggtgggagagggtTCCATGGAATGTCtcgtaggagagagttccatagaatgtctggtaggagagagttccatagaatgtctggtgggagagagttccatagaatgtctggtaggagagagttccatagaatgtctggtgggagagagttccacaGAATGTccggtgggagagagttccatagaatgtctggtgggagagagttccatagaatgtccggtgggagagagttccatagaatgtctggtaggagagagttccatagaatgtctggtgggagagagttccatagaatgtctcgTAGGAGAGAGTTcaatagaatgtctggtgggagagagttccatagaatgtcttgTAGGAGAGagtgtctggtgggagagagttccatagaatgtccggtgggagagagttccatagaatgtctggtgggagagagtttcGTAGAATGTCCTGtcggagagagttccatagaatgtccggtgggagagagttccatagaatgtctggtgggagagagttccatagaatgtccggtgggagagagttccatagaatgtccggtgggagagagttccatggAATGTCtcgtaggagagagttccatagaatgtctggtgggagagagttccacaGAATGTccggtgggagagagttccatagaatgtctggtgttCCATACAttctatagaatgtctggtgggagagagttccatagaatgtccggtgggagagagttccatagaatgtctggtaggagagagttccatagaatgtctggggGGAGAGAGTttcatagaatgtctggtgggagagagttccatagaatgtctcgTAGGAGAGAGTTcaatagaatgtctggtgggagagagttccatagaatgtctggtgggagagagttccatagaatgtctggtgggagagagttccatagaatgtctggtgggagagagttccatagaatgtctggtgggagagagttccatagaatgtctggtagaagacagttccatagaatgtctggtgggagagagttccatagaatgtctggtgggagagagttccatagaatgtctggtgggagagagttccataggatgtctggtgggagagagttccatagaatgtctggtgggagagagttccatagaatgtccggtgggagagagttccatagaatgtctggagagagagagttccatagaatgtctggagagagagagttccataggcggggggcagatcggctgaaatctctagaccccatggtggttaagttggcagatggggtgaagagctggttggcagaggaggatcggagagttcgagaaggtgtgtagatgtgaataagttcagagagatatgatggtgccaggttgggaaggatcttgaacgtgaggaatagaatcttaaagtcaatgcgggatttgatagggagccagtgaagttgctgcagggcaggagtgatgtgttcaatagagggacttctggttatgatacgagcggctgcgttctgtaccagTTGAAGTTTGTGAAGAcatttccgcggaagaccaaagaggagagagttacagtagtccagacgggatgtgatcagggtgtttaccaggatagtggtgcaggttggtgaaagtgagggacggagacgattgatatattatatatacacatatatatatatacacacacacacattaacacttgtacacactcacatacacatacattaacacacacacacacattaacatacacgcacacacacacacacacacacacacacacacactcactcactcatgtCTTCACCTCTCTCTTAGATTGGGAGGAGAGGAGTCGAGGAGGCAGAGGCAGGGGGAAGCTCGTCTCATCATCGTCCTCCTCTGTTGCCCCAGCGACGGCTCCAGGCCCCGGTGGGCGGATGATAAAGCAGCACTCGTGGCCCCCGCAGGCCCCAACGGACGAGCAGGGAGGCCCCCGACCCAACAGATAGTACGCACACCACCGCACACTCCTTCCCTCATAACCGATatcactatttatttatttattcatttatttatttatttatctttgcaGTAAGTCCGTGAGCTCGGCGGACAGTGGCCTCACGGAGAAGCAGCGTACGGccaaagatgaggaggaggatgtggagTTGAACGCGGCGCTGTTGGCGATCGAGCTCACTGACGAGCACAGCTTCCCCGCTCTCGGGGTGAGTCACATGACGACCTCACACATTAACCTACAACCAAAATAACCCCAAAAACAATTATagataattatattattatattttgtcttaaataagtttttttttttttttcgccgCTCAGGCTCAGTCGGGAGTCCCGggagaagcagggaggaagaaaggagtcgATAAGAAACGATCACTGAGAAACAAGACGGTAACTTTATTCATCACatttgtaataatataaaatgtatttgttactcctcctcctcctcctcctcctccttctcctcctcctccttctccttcttcttctccttcttctcctcctccttgtcttctccttcttcttctcctcctcctccttcttctcctcctccttctccttcttcactttaaaaatggtgatatttttcttcttctctggttgTTACAGAAGAGTCCTGTTGAAGACGTCAGAGCAatgtctccctctgctggtgaaAGACCCAAATCCTCAACTCCACCACCTGCAAccgctgctgctcctgctgcaccTCCTGCTGCGAATACTCCCACACCCAATaaccccacccctcctccttctctacctcctgcTGTTAaacttcctcctgctgctcctccttcatcctcagACTCCAGCTCTGCTTGGTTGAGTTCCCTCAAAGCTCCGACAGCCAACATGAATgtcacctcctccaccactgctgctcctcctccagtgtccggctccacctcctcctgcgcTGCCCCGACAGAAAAAACAAGCACACTCTCTTACGCctccgctgctgctgctcctctgagCTCTAAACCTCCCTCCGTCCCGTCCTCCGCCACACTCTTCTCCCAACTCCCCTCTGCTTTCCCCGCCGCTTCATCACCCCCAATCCCACCggccctctcctctccttcacctcctcctccccccacctcctcctctccttcctcctcgcTGCCACCGCCCACTTTCATCGCCCCCATCGCTCCCTCTCCTTTCGCAGCTCAGGGCTTCCTGTCCCGTTCCTCCCCGCCcgtctcctccttcctctcccactCCCCaagcccgcccttattcccctCCTCAGTCCAGAGcacctcctcttcatccttcaCACATGCGCCTCCTCTTCAAGTCCACGAGgctccagcagctgcagtcaaGACTTCAAGTAAGAAATCCGACAGATTTGTTTTAACTCTTCAATCTGATATcgtctaatttttttttcttcgttttCAGATTCTTTGCCGAATATCGGAAGTCCTCTGGCGGCACCGCAGACCCTCCAAAACCTGCCGTCTCTGTCCCAGATTCATCCTCAGGTGCCTCTACCCCAAAACCAGAGTCAGTTCGCTGTGTCCCACATCCAAACCCAAAGTCAAGCATCTCTACCCCAAAACCACATCTCGTTGCCCCAGGTGCAGTCCGAGGTTCAGTCCGCCCCTCCTCACGTTCAGCATCAGCCTCAGTCTCACACTGAAGTAGCTTCTGTGCCTCTAAACCAGATCCAGATGCAGGCGTCTGTCTCCCAGTCTCAGGCCCAGTACCCTCCACAATCCCAGTCTTCCTACCCCCACCATGCCCAGCCCTCCGTCCCTGTCTCTGCCTCTATGCAGCCACAGCAGCACCTCCCTGCTCAGCCTCCTCAGCCCTCCCAAGTGCCTCACCCCTCACTCTCCCTTTCCCCGACTCACCCCCCTCTCCAAACCCAGACCCCTGACGCCCAGAACCAATCGGTTGCCCCACCACCTTCGGCTCAACCTGAGTCGCAGccgcctcctccttctccaccgTCTCACCACCCCCAGCTACAGTCAgcacctcccctccccctccccctcatgCACCCCACCTCCGTACCAGGAGGCATTCCTGTGCAGCAGCTGTCCCAGCTCTACCAGGACCCGCTGTACCCCGGCTTCCCCCAGGGAGAGAAGGGCAACGTGGCCATGAACCCGCAGTTCTCCAAGAGCAAGTCTGGTGCCGACCTGCCCCAAGGTGATTATCAGTTCATGAACTGTTCTGTAATATATAAAGAAATGtctcaaatcaatcaatcagattttattttcacttttcaagAAACTTAAAGACACTTTATACACGCTAAAAAGATCCTAAACTACAAAAAACAGAGTAAAAGCCATTgaatttcacattaaaagctgttctaaaatggtttaaatgaataattactAATATAAAAACTACGTCAAACAGTTTGGGATGTCCTGAGTTAATAGCTTAAGTTTGGTCCATTTCCGATGTCTTTGATCCCCACACTGGAATACTGGAACCACACAGCgttatatatatgatatttgCCTAAAAAGGTTGTGATGAAGGTTCATTTGTCTTCCTCTGCAGATATCAACGTCTTGAGGTTTTTCTTCAACTTGGGACTCAAGGTAAGAAAATTATTGTGGTTGTAATATAAAAACACGTCACGATGAACAATATTTCATATCAGTTAGTCGTCCATTATAAGACTGTGCAGTATAGAataccaaatacctcgatattgaTATTGCGATAATATTGTAGAGTCGACAAATAATCATCAATAAAGTGGATATAATGACTCCGAGGGCTAACATGGTATATGCAGGTTTATCTATAATAACTGTGTAAAACTTGCTGATGTCTCTTAACGTTGATGCTTATTAATAGCTTGATGTCTTAAACTACATCAAACTGAACTAATACCCGTAACTGCCCCCTCTTCGTTCCAGGCCTACACCATGCCGATGTTCCAGCCCTACGTGTACCTCTTTCCCCTCCAGCATGCATACACTATGCAGCCTAAGCTCCCCTCTCGCTCCCCCTCTCCAACGCCCCACTACCCTCCACCCAACCCTTCTCCAGGCCACCAGGAGGTGTTCCCACCACACCCCCCACCGTACCCTCCCACTTCAGGCTCGGTGACGCCTCAGTATGACCCTCATGTTGCCTCACAAGCCCAAACCCCTGAGCCCCCCCATCCCAGTGAACCAGCCCAGAATCTGTCTGGGTACCCCGTCACCCAGCCTCCAGCCTCCAGGATACCCTGGGCACAACACCAGTTGCCCCCACCCAGAAACCCCTCCTTCCCTGGTAGTTACCCGGCCCCGAGTCCACCGTACCCGACCATGCCAACCTCAACTCAGGGCTACCACCCAAGTCAAGGCTCCAGACCCCCAATGTTCCCCCAGAGTATGCCCCATTACCCCTCCTCCTCGCTGGGTTATCCATCTTCAGCCACCCCTGAGGAGCACCAGATGAGGCATCGACCAATGGAGCAGATTCACCCCGGCAACGGGGGCCCCATGCCTGGACACGGTCCCAGCAGAGCCCTTGGTCCTCTCGAGGCTTCTGGTGCTGCCGACAAGGCTACTgctaacagcagcagagtgatgGTGGCTCCTGGAGCATCGGGTTTTGGTGCGTAGACggtttttattttacaacttGAATATTATACAAGtccaaaaaataaagtgttgtAAATATGCACAAAAGAACTGCTCTGGACCTCTGGGTAATGAAGTCCCTAAACCTGCAGAGCAGAAGTTTTTACACATAAATGAACATCTGTTACATTTAAGCCTAAAGAGTTCACACAGCGCTGATTAAGCCGATCGCCACCAGGTAAATCTTTTTgtatttcagtctttttttaatcGTAGGTGGTGCAGCATTCCTGAGCTGGCTGTTCGGCCGTTAATCATTTGgttcttctagactttccaaatgttatcagaccaaatggatcaaattctgatagtgaaatgagtcattttgtgGCAGACAAATGTTCTGCACTCGAGCTTTAAATTTGAAGCAGTTGCATTTTTTCACCACTTGAGGGAGACAAAGACCAAACTGTCAATGTAGATTATAATGTgaagtttttctttcctttcaggtCTGAAGAAGGAGCAGGGAGAGAATCTGACCCCGGTGCTGCTAGTCGACCCACCAATCAACAACAGACCCATAGTACGGAccgcatacacatacacaaacatgatgacTCATCATCACAGTTAAAAATGTAGCAGTAACCAAGTACGGTTACTGAAAtgctgtacttaagtacaactttgaagtatttttgtactttactgtagtatttccatgtgaagctactttatactttctactccactacatttatttaacagctttagtaacttttcagatgaagatttgacacaatggataatataacaagcttttaaaatacaacacattgttaaagatgaaaccagtcagcagtgtgtagtcggttcacatttcagatgtctatgagttgttaacagctccaccaaatagtgatttttccctctaaacttctcacatggtttaatttcaatacGTCTTCAAAtcatccaatatttcaccaaaaatcaaagattggTAAAGGAGTTTTGTCCACCACAGACTAGTAGTCATTAAAAATTAGGAGTACATCACAGTACTAGTAGcaatagtaaaaaaacaaacaaacgtaAAAATGTAGTGGTAGTTAAAGAAAACTTAGTAAAAATATAGTAGTAATGCCAAAAACAtagtaaaaggaaaaaacattgtaaaaatgTAGTAATAGCCATACCTAAAAAGTACTGGTAAACAAAAACAACGATTTAGTAAATGGCAGTACTCTTACTATGAAAAAGTACTGCCAAAAAATGTaacagtagtaaaaaaaaaagtgtaacagAAATGTAGTTGTTGTCCCAAAAAATGTAGTgatagaagttttttttttttgtttttttaaatgcagtaaaAAGGTAGTAGTGCCCATCCATCCATTACCCACTAATCTGTGGCTGGGTACTTAAACTCTTCCACTTGGGCCAGCAACAACCCTCCCAGCCCTGAGGGGGCATGCCACCTTTTTCCGACGGAGCACCATGGCCTCCGATTTCAGCCCAGCTGCAAACTGTCCCAGTGCCTGTTGGAGGTCCTGATGTGTTGAGGCATCAGAACTGCATCACCTgcaaaaagcagagaggcaattctgaggtccccaaactggacacTCTCCTCCCCTGAGCTGCATCTTGAGATCCTGTCCGTGtagatcacaaacaggatcgGAAACAAGGGACAGCTCTGTTGGAGCCAAACACCCCCTGACACCAGGTCTGACTTAGTGTCGAGAATGCGTTTATATTGGGACTGAATGGCTCCAAGCAACGACCCCAGTACCCCATACCCCCACAACACCTAGCACAAGGTCCCCCGACGGACATGTTCGTAAGCCTTTTCCAAGTCCACCAAACACATATAGACTGGATTTGCAAACTCCCATGACCCCTTCAGTATCCTTGCAAGGATGAAGGGTGCCAAAAAAACATAGTAGTAAAACAAAATGCTGTAAAAATGTAGTAATGGTACCAAAACATGGTAGCAGTATTAAGAAAACCAGTACTTAGTAAAACTGTAGTGTTTGTACCAACGCAGTGtcaaaggaagtaaaaccgtGTCATTGTCCATCTCAGGTCACCTGGGTTTCTGACCCTGAAGTTAGAGAATCCTCCATGCAGACTTCCAGCAGCACCTCTGGCTCTCCTGGACGTTATGATGTCACCTCCAGGAGGTCCGTCGTCCTCAGCGACAACAACACGGCCCGCGTGTTCCGGGGCCATCAGCACAAACCGGCCAATCACAGCAAACCGTACCCCTCCCCTGAGCCAGGTTTCCTAGTAACCGTTACCATGCCGGAGCCTCTGTCGATTGGCTGCAGCACGGAAGACGCCTGGGAGGGTTCGGAGGGGTACAGACTGACCTCCAgcaacagagggaggaagagctacagaggaggaggaggagcaggaggaggaggagcaggaggagcagggcggggtagaggaggaggaggaggaggaggaggaagaggaggggggcaaAGGAGGAGGCAGTTCGGGGATGTAGGAGCAGGACTTCAGTTTAGCTCCTCCCAACAGGGGCGGGGGAGGGGATACTAGCTCTCAaccaatgagaggagaggaccgaggtgtttttctttcttttcttcttttctggtttcttcttctttgtctttctttcctttcttctagTCCAATCACTTTTTGTCTCCGCCAGAAGACGCGAAAATCAGAGGCAGTGTCGTCCGGCACGTCCAAATGCTCGAGCTCGCTTCGGAGAAACACGAACACTATCCGAATTCTCTCCGTCATTCGCCATCCGATACTGCTTGATAGCTTAGCACGTTAGCAACCGTGAGTCAGAGCGAGTTTACAGATCACATCACTTTGGCCAACAGTTTTTAACGGCACAGAGAACGTCAAACTCTGAACGAGCAGCGAAAAGTTTGCCGTGAAAACACTAAAAACGCACTCTGAAGTCAGATTTATCGCCATTCTCACGTCTGTACGCTAATCATAAAGCtacagctagcagctagttagctAAGCTTAGCATAAAGCCTGGAAACAAGAGTTAAGTTTTTGTACatatcaaacaaacaaagataTAAAGTGTTACTCTGTGAGCTTTAAAGCCTTTAGGTTGATTTTGTGACCTATTTTGAGTCttatgctatgctaagctaacccgCTACTTTTTCGTCTTTAGCTTCAGTTTCGTACGGATATGAGCTAATTTTACAAAAGAGTCAAAAGTCAGATTTCAGACTCTGTGGCTGCCCTTGAACGCAGCATCAGAAGTGAGAGTCGACCCTTCTCGCAGCTGCAATGATTCCTCAGTTAGTTAACAATTATTAAATCAATCAGCAACGTTGTGGATAGTCGATTATTTTGGGCACATTTTCTCAGAAAAGTTTGGAAAAATTCACGATAGCTTCTCCAATacgaatattttctggtttcttctatgacagtaaactgaatacatTTGAGGACGTCGTCTTTGAGTTTAGGATCgatatttttcaccattttctgacattttacagaacaAATCActgaattgagaaaataatcaacagattaactgataatgaacattacagattattttctgttagttgtttggtctttaaaatgtcaaacaagtgttgaaaagttacatttgtcttgttttgattCATCTCGACAGTCCAAATGATTGATCGTTGCACTTTGTGTTCTTCGTTGTAAAAAGACAAAGACCCATAAAGAGCTGATTTAACttcaaaaaaatctgctttaatAGTCGCTCGCTGCTATAAAAACTATACGTgtgcatatatataaaaatatatgttgtGATTTAACTTAACGAGTCGCCTCATTCAAAGCCGTACTTTTGGTTTCCTGTCCGTCTCTTCTGTGTGATTTTCTCTacctgtttttcttattttttttcttcatagtagatttttattttctttgtcgTCACTTTTCGATCAACTTCAGAGGACTCGTGCGATCCAGTgccttattcttattcttatacTTATGCCTTTTTCTTCAACCTCGACTTTATTTCTGTCATCTTTGAGTTTGAGAAACACTGCTGTACAGAACAAAAAGgctgtttattgttgtttgtttgttggatTTTTTCTATGcggttgaataaataaataaaaactttggTTAAAATGCTGCTTGGGAtcaattttgtctttttttcccttctttcggTTTATCGGCTCTCAAATTTTAGAGATTGGGTTTAAAATTGGCAGtttaatatataaagttatCAAATAAGCTGCTTCCAGACTGAAAAACTATGACTAAAGCTATGACAAAAATAACATAGCCATagagaaaaaacatctactgtttcatattttatcatttatatcttTAAATCACACTGTCCAGCAGTATTATTCATCTTCCATATTGGTTACGTGATAAACCTTTCACGCTTGAGGAAATTAAGAATACAATTAATcttctaaaaaaacaacaaatctccAAATATTGATATTTCAGAATTTTACAAATCATTTGTTAATGATCTGGCTCATTTTTTACTTGAAGTCTTTATAGAAAGTGTAGAAAAAGACAAACCACCATGACTCAAAGGTTGACGACTTTATtatgttaaaatgctttttgaCTATATTCAATTCTACATAATCTACATATAAAAATCACATATCATATGAAAAGTAATCATATGGTGcaataacaattattttcatttcataatcacagataaataaaaaaaatggtggtaaaaaaaaaggtgctaaAAACATAAATTTTATTGTGAACAATACAAACCAAAGAACAAGAAGCTCTTCACTGTAGCAGATATAAACTCTCTCACTGATTCTTCTCACAGGTGTTACTTTGTTCACCCTTCAGATATCAGGATGAGATTTTGCCTCATAAGTGAAGAGTTATTGCTAAGTAAGAAATCCACATACACAGTAAtgtaatcaaaataaaaaataaggagagggttgagcatagctcagcgggtagagcgcccgccccatgtgttgaggctacagtccttgTTGCAgacgaccccggtttgaatcccgagCTGAGCGGTTTTATCCtacgtgtcattccccctctctctgcctcctgtttccactctatctctactgtcctgaacattaaaggcaaaaaagcctgaaaaaatatactttaaaaaaaaacaaggagaaaaataacaatgtttcatttgatgtttatggaaattttatatacttttttttttttttaaagttctcaTCCCaaattaatcatatttttcCTGATGGATAATTTTGGTGTTTTCAAGTTACTATTCACATTCAGCATTTTAGCGTCATAAGTGGAAACTTAAAAAGTTGGTAAACAGGGAGAATATTGTAGTTTAAACGAGCAAAAAAAGTGACTGTAAGATAAACTAAAACATTGTGTGTCAGCTGGGATGATTATTATACTTCAGTGGTTTTCATGATCTCTCCATCACAGTTGATGATCTCAACAAGGAGTTTGTCTTCTTTGGTCCAACGCTTCAGGTCCTTCCATCTCAGGTTAGAGGGAGAAGAATGGGTAACACAACCTGGGACCCATATCTGTAAAATACAAAGTTCACAGATTATAAcaacaatcatcatcatttaagttaaaagagaaagaagggaagaaataaagaaatgagaaatgaaggaaggaaggaaggaagaaaggaagaaaggaagaaatgagaaagaaagaaagaaagaacataaatgaataaatcaaagaCTTACATAGACATTCTCCTCAGCTCTGAGTATAATTGACTTCTCAAATATGTACATGATGGGGTTTTGGTCGTTGACCTTCACTCGTAACCTCCAGCCTTCCAGTTTCAGgtcctgcaggagagaaatTGGACAcaagaaggaggatgaaggaaaaacaaacaagttaatgttacagtgttaaatccatgagtgtgtgacatttaaagtgttgacatgaaaacaagagaaagtagATTCTGAGGTAAATACTGTAGAGGGTCGTTAGCTTGGCTTTAATGGtccatttaaaataatcctGGATACACTTCATCAATGTAGAGCTACTAAACCTAACAGTACATGTTCTCATGTTTATACACAGTTcatccacacaaacaccatcACCTCTTCAGACTCGTTGGTGAGACGGAGATATTTTCCATCTGGGTCGACCTCCACAAAGACCTCTGTTGAGTTTTCACTGGCTGGGTTAGTGTCATTATGTTGGCTTGCCCCTTGTGTCTGtgggagaaacacacacacacagattattcATTCAGGACTTTTAGTTTTGAGATAATAAATGTTCAGTAACCAAACTGACAAAAGTGACGTTTCCTCTTAAGGTGAGTTGAAATTTTGATGTGTAATCATTATTTCAGTCTCTGgtctcctgattgaaatttaGATGAGGAAAGTTTTCTAACAAAGTCAACAGAAAGACACAAGATGGCGATGAGAGATTAACCTCCTTATTGTTGGTctcctccgtctgtctctgcaggtcagcttccttcctctgattttcatctctgagctgctgaagttcagcttttat from Scomber japonicus isolate fScoJap1 chromosome 22, fScoJap1.pri, whole genome shotgun sequence harbors:
- the otud4 gene encoding OTU domain-containing protein 4, with translation MDRSTEERGTEEKLMDQYLKSKGLHRSKVAKDGSCLFRAVAEQVLHCQSRHTEVRAKCVEFLKENRESYEAFIEGDFEDYLLKLQDPQQWVGEVEINALAVMYKRDFLIFQEPGKPAVNITDKNFKETVQLCFLNGNHYDSVYPISRVKSAAVCQSVLYELLYEDVFNVDRSLLGMCQRSSRANDLLSDDNMPACPSSDESDLDGNEPIWVENGTSTTAPRHRGRGRGRMLPERVRRSLNPTLFRNVEYDIWHKTKRAQQRMDYSVAVGMQYSIGDRCQVRLEGSGRIYNATIKEPHRNNRDLVTVYIDDLGKIRQVPLWNLRAPSEESSWSTVSRDKRLSNGHGDWEERSRGGRGRGKLVSSSSSSVAPATAPGPGGRMIKQHSWPPQAPTDEQGGPRPNRYKSVSSADSGLTEKQRTAKDEEEDVELNAALLAIELTDEHSFPALGAQSGVPGEAGRKKGVDKKRSLRNKTKSPVEDVRAMSPSAGERPKSSTPPPATAAAPAAPPAANTPTPNNPTPPPSLPPAVKLPPAAPPSSSDSSSAWLSSLKAPTANMNVTSSTTAAQKTSTLSYASAAAAPLSSKPPSVPSSATLFSQLPSAFPAASSPPIPPALSSPSPPPPPTSSSPSSSLPPPTFIAPIAPSPFAAQGFLSRSSPPVSSFLSHSPSPPLFPSSVQSTSSSSFTHAPPLQVHEAPAAAVKTSNSLPNIGSPLAAPQTLQNLPSLSQIHPQVPLPQNQSQFAVSHIQTQSQASLPQNHISLPQVQSEVQSAPPHVQHQPQSHTEVASVPLNQIQMQASVSQSQAQYPPQSQSSYPHHAQPSVPVSASMQPQQHLPAQPPQPSQVPHPSLSLSPTHPPLQTQTPDAQNQSVAPPPSAQPESQPPPPSPPSHHPQLQSAPPLPLPLMHPTSVPGGIPVQQLSQLYQDPLYPGFPQGEKGNVAMNPQFSKSKSGADLPQDINVLRFFFNLGLKAYTMPMFQPYVYLFPLQHAYTMQPKLPSRSPSPTPHYPPPNPSPGHQEVFPPHPPPYPPTSGSVTPQYDPHVASQAQTPEPPHPSEPAQNLSGYPVTQPPASRIPWAQHQLPPPRNPSFPGSYPAPSPPYPTMPTSTQGYHPSQGSRPPMFPQSMPHYPSSSLGYPSSATPEEHQMRHRPMEQIHPGNGGPMPGHGPSRALGPLEASGAADKATANSSRVMVAPGASGFGLKKEQGENLTPVLLVDPPINNRPIVTWVSDPEVRESSMQTSSSTSGSPGRYDVTSRRSVVLSDNNTARVFRGHQHKPANHSKPYPSPEPGFLVTVTMPEPLSIGCSTEDAWEGSEGRRENQRQCRPARPNARARFGETRTLSEFSPSFAIRYCLIA